A single region of the Jatrophihabitans sp. GAS493 genome encodes:
- the folK gene encoding 2-amino-4-hydroxy-6-hydroxymethyldihydropteridine diphosphokinase — MSRAVLSIGSNIGDSLGYLRGAVAALAEWIVATSGVYETPAWGGVEQQNFLNAVVIVDDSRADAQEWLRRAQDCERAADRSREVHWGPRTLDVDVIAVDEVRSDDPQLRLPHPFAAQRAFVLVPWLDADADAQLPEGPVARLLDDLDVDEVRGVRPRPELDLLVGAP; from the coding sequence TTGAGTCGGGCCGTACTCTCGATCGGGTCGAACATCGGTGACAGCCTCGGGTATCTGCGTGGCGCGGTCGCTGCGCTGGCGGAGTGGATCGTCGCCACCTCCGGCGTCTATGAGACCCCGGCCTGGGGTGGCGTCGAGCAGCAGAATTTCCTGAACGCGGTGGTAATCGTTGATGATTCGCGGGCTGATGCGCAGGAATGGCTGCGCCGGGCGCAGGACTGCGAGCGGGCCGCTGACCGCAGCCGGGAAGTGCACTGGGGGCCGCGCACACTGGACGTCGACGTGATCGCGGTCGACGAGGTGCGCAGCGACGACCCGCAACTGCGGCTGCCGCATCCGTTTGCCGCCCAGCGTGCCTTCGTGCTGGTGCCCTGGCTGGACGCCGACGCCGACGCCCAGTTGCCCGAAGGGCCGGTTGCCCGCCTGCTGGACGATCTGGATGTCGATGAGGTCCGCGGCGTGCGGCCGCGTCCCGAACTGGATCTCCTGGTCGGTGCGCCGTGA
- a CDS encoding sterol desaturase family protein: MPEQLRDPLVFAIPFFILFMVIEVVSMRFLDDEDDRFVGYERRDSRTNIAIGLGSLVINGAARFAALLLYSVLYAITPLRIDPHNWWSWVVVLLGVDLIWYSYHRASHRVRLLWAGHQVHHNSQRFNLSTAVRQKWNPWFELLCWVPLPLLGVPPWMIFFSFSINLIFQFFVHTERIGRLPKPVEYVFNTPSHHRVHHASDPEYLDRNYGGILIVWDRMFGSYAEEQRRPTYGLTKNIDSFNPLRLQYYEYGAIVSDVRRAQSWRERIGYVVAPPGWTPAATTAPEATVDPADGRVAPPMSSSAPK; encoded by the coding sequence ATGCCTGAGCAGCTGCGCGACCCACTCGTCTTCGCCATCCCATTCTTCATACTTTTCATGGTCATCGAGGTCGTCTCGATGCGCTTTCTGGATGACGAGGATGATCGCTTCGTCGGCTATGAACGGCGTGACAGCCGCACCAACATCGCGATCGGACTCGGCTCCCTGGTGATCAATGGCGCCGCTCGATTCGCCGCGCTGCTGCTCTATTCAGTGCTCTATGCGATCACGCCGCTGCGGATCGATCCGCACAACTGGTGGAGCTGGGTGGTCGTCCTGCTCGGGGTGGACCTCATCTGGTACAGCTACCACCGGGCCTCCCATCGGGTCCGGCTGCTCTGGGCCGGCCACCAGGTGCATCACAACAGCCAGCGCTTCAACCTGTCGACGGCGGTCCGACAGAAGTGGAACCCATGGTTCGAGCTGCTCTGCTGGGTACCCCTCCCGCTGCTCGGCGTCCCGCCGTGGATGATCTTCTTCAGCTTCTCGATCAACCTGATCTTCCAGTTCTTCGTCCATACCGAACGGATCGGACGGCTACCCAAGCCGGTTGAGTACGTCTTCAACACGCCGTCGCACCACCGGGTGCATCACGCCAGCGACCCCGAGTATCTGGATCGGAACTACGGCGGCATCCTGATCGTCTGGGACCGGATGTTCGGCAGCTACGCCGAGGAGCAGCGCCGGCCGACCTACGGCCTCACCAAGAACATCGATAGTTTCAACCCACTGCGACTGCAGTATTACGAATACGGCGCGATCGTCTCCGACGTTCGGCGGGCCCAAAGCTGGCGCGAGCGAATCGGTTACGTCGTCGCGCCGCCCGGCTGGACGCCCGCCGCGACAACCGCGCCGGAGGCTACCGTCGACCCGGCCGACGGGCGGGTGGCACCTCCGATGTCGAGCAGCGCACCCAAGTAG
- a CDS encoding TetR/AcrR family transcriptional regulator, with amino-acid sequence MSTVSGIGSGPGARETARSSAIIVARATRTNSIGTKGVPRAEREAQILLAAIDVFAANGYAAAAIVDIADRAGISKPLIYQYFGSKDQLYLRCLAQVSDDLIERIEQTMKREDPSISSLLGTMRAIFEALEPYPSAWRLVFDPSLPAGGLLQSRARAYQARTAALAAIGTERFLRARGNRSSLDASALTGAWINIIHALITWWIDHPRESADAMIQRCARLLAAIVSPEIAPA; translated from the coding sequence GTGTCCACGGTCAGCGGCATTGGGTCCGGTCCTGGTGCCCGGGAGACTGCGCGGAGTTCGGCGATCATCGTCGCACGCGCAACGCGAACCAACTCGATCGGGACGAAGGGCGTTCCGCGGGCCGAACGCGAAGCGCAGATCCTGCTCGCGGCGATCGACGTCTTCGCCGCCAATGGGTACGCGGCCGCGGCGATCGTAGATATCGCCGATCGGGCCGGCATCTCGAAGCCGCTCATTTACCAGTACTTCGGTTCGAAGGACCAGCTCTACCTGCGCTGTCTGGCCCAGGTCTCCGACGATTTGATCGAGCGCATCGAGCAGACCATGAAGCGCGAGGATCCGTCGATCAGCTCGCTGCTGGGGACCATGCGGGCGATCTTCGAGGCGCTCGAGCCCTACCCGAGCGCGTGGCGTCTGGTCTTCGATCCGTCGCTGCCGGCGGGCGGCCTGCTCCAGAGCCGAGCTCGGGCGTACCAGGCTCGGACGGCGGCGCTGGCGGCCATCGGGACCGAACGGTTCCTGCGGGCGAGGGGCAACCGCAGTTCACTGGACGCCTCAGCGCTCACCGGCGCGTGGATCAACATCATCCATGCATTGATCACGTGGTGGATCGACCACCCGCGAGAATCGGCCGATGCGATGATCCAGCGGTGCGCACGGTTGCTGGCGGCGATCGTCTCGCCGGAGATCGCTCCCGCGTAG
- a CDS encoding diiron oxygenase → MSAPAKSSAKLTDKQVVASRLLGGSVKRSYDPAIDIDWKAPLDPERFFLPPGMSTLYGTPLWDGMSQQQRIELTRQELANILSVGIWFENILIQGLARMILHNDPTAPHVHYALTEMGDETRHMVMFGRVIETIGAKPYPLSKPQLAVVSQMPRGLRGTMLWVAALVGEEIFDTLQREMVADPQLQPIVSQLMRIHVTEEARHIRYAREGVMRRLNEASRFDRATVARMSGLGGPLMAYAFTNPEIYRRVGLDPKVARAQALANPLHIANKKRGFASLGKFLMENGVLSPIAQRSWRRSGFLD, encoded by the coding sequence ATGAGTGCGCCAGCGAAGAGCTCCGCGAAGCTCACCGACAAGCAGGTCGTCGCCTCCCGCCTGCTCGGCGGATCGGTCAAGCGTTCCTACGATCCGGCGATCGACATCGACTGGAAGGCGCCGCTGGATCCGGAACGCTTCTTCCTGCCGCCAGGCATGAGCACCCTCTACGGCACGCCGCTGTGGGACGGGATGAGCCAGCAGCAGCGCATCGAGCTGACCCGCCAGGAGCTGGCCAACATCCTGAGCGTCGGGATCTGGTTCGAGAACATCCTGATCCAGGGCCTGGCTCGGATGATCCTGCACAACGACCCGACCGCCCCCCATGTTCACTACGCCCTCACCGAGATGGGCGACGAGACCCGGCACATGGTGATGTTCGGCCGCGTCATCGAGACCATCGGGGCGAAGCCGTACCCGCTCTCGAAGCCGCAACTGGCCGTGGTGAGCCAAATGCCCCGGGGCCTGCGCGGCACCATGCTGTGGGTCGCGGCGCTGGTTGGCGAGGAGATCTTCGACACCCTGCAGCGCGAGATGGTCGCCGACCCGCAGCTGCAGCCGATCGTCTCCCAACTAATGCGCATTCACGTCACGGAGGAGGCGCGCCACATCCGATACGCCCGGGAGGGTGTAATGCGGCGCCTCAACGAGGCCAGCCGCTTCGATCGGGCCACAGTGGCCCGGATGAGCGGTCTCGGTGGCCCGTTGATGGCCTACGCCTTCACCAACCCGGAGATCTACCGGCGGGTCGGCCTCGACCCCAAGGTCGCCCGGGCGCAGGCGCTGGCCAACCCGCTGCACATCGCGAACAAGAAGCGCGGCTTCGCCAGCCTCGGCAAATTCCTGATGGAGAACGGGGTGCTCTCCCCTATCGCCCAGCGTTCCTGGCGACGTAGCGGCTTCCTCGACTGA
- the folB gene encoding dihydroneopterin aldolase, translating to MADLITLTGLRVRGHHGVFDFERRDGQDFVVDVVLELDTAPAATSDEVGDTVHYGELAEGLAAVISGEPVNLLERLAQRLADVCLADPRVEAATVTVHKPQAPIPLTFADVSVTIRRVR from the coding sequence ATGGCTGATCTGATCACGCTGACCGGGCTGCGAGTGCGTGGACACCACGGCGTCTTCGATTTCGAGCGACGCGACGGGCAGGATTTTGTGGTGGATGTCGTCCTCGAACTCGACACCGCGCCCGCCGCGACGAGCGACGAAGTGGGCGACACCGTGCACTACGGGGAGTTGGCCGAGGGTCTGGCCGCAGTGATCTCCGGCGAGCCGGTGAACCTGCTGGAGCGGCTGGCCCAGCGGCTGGCCGACGTCTGCCTGGCCGATCCGCGAGTCGAGGCGGCGACCGTCACCGTGCACAAGCCGCAGGCGCCGATCCCGCTTACTTTTGCTGATGTTTCGGTGACCATTCGGCGTGTTCGATGA
- a CDS encoding DUF3180 domain-containing protein, whose amino-acid sequence MIRRTSVLDLAIPFVLVLGVVRLALRGTYGSLAPLSYFVPIPLIALAIVEFAIAKRVRDVINHEADAKVMTAIAIARCAALGKASALGAAAVGGAFAAMLLRVLPIVSTVSAARHDATVSAFGLAASALLLGAGLLLERSAIIPNDPKS is encoded by the coding sequence GTGATCCGCCGTACTTCGGTGCTCGATCTGGCTATCCCGTTCGTGCTGGTCTTGGGCGTTGTCCGACTCGCGCTGCGCGGTACCTACGGGTCGCTGGCTCCGTTGAGCTACTTCGTGCCGATCCCGCTCATCGCGCTGGCGATCGTCGAGTTCGCCATCGCCAAGCGGGTGCGGGACGTGATCAATCACGAGGCCGACGCCAAGGTGATGACGGCCATCGCGATCGCTCGCTGCGCCGCCCTGGGAAAGGCCTCAGCGCTGGGGGCAGCCGCGGTCGGCGGCGCCTTTGCGGCCATGCTGCTGCGGGTGCTGCCGATCGTCTCGACGGTGTCGGCGGCGCGTCACGACGCGACGGTGAGCGCCTTCGGCCTGGCCGCCTCGGCGCTCCTGCTGGGTGCTGGACTCCTCCTCGAGCGGTCGGCGATTATCCCGAACGACCCCAAAAGCTGA
- a CDS encoding DUF6779 domain-containing protein yields the protein MPAAPISRSRRTLRTVGMAVALLLGAVGLALVVLGKSQKMMSIGIVIGLWGIATGYIATMDPRHHSDAHDDADGTDPSAQLAMIDDFRERYEMQLEVMLRREIERVLRSELADLRGEVSGLRGEMNEKFDGQLRLERIETTRVIGSDIQSLHEEVRRLAVARDDPFGAPAADWAKPAAITQAPQSQPAQPAAEVASATDQPLSAASNATTWLPAYDAAKRPPVVTNDPSAAEPPTAYAPPAPVSPAPAPAPVPPAAPLYRPAAPAPATSSPNPSPAPAAASSAFSGITWPNGTAVSPTAGAKTVSNGAEATKPDSSTLGSVDPQATRPESGRLESGRPESSKPESGRPESTGPEPVKPSASWDPFADMPRIGVFSSPDLLPDEPPASSYVGRRRPNAEEIAAAPKPAAGRRRRADGEDSEVLNRVLGHDS from the coding sequence ATGCCGGCCGCTCCGATCTCGCGCTCGCGGCGGACTCTGCGCACGGTAGGCATGGCGGTCGCGCTGCTGCTGGGCGCCGTCGGCCTGGCCCTGGTGGTGCTCGGGAAGTCGCAGAAGATGATGTCGATCGGCATCGTAATCGGGCTCTGGGGTATCGCCACCGGCTACATCGCCACGATGGACCCCCGCCACCACTCGGACGCACATGATGACGCCGACGGCACTGATCCGAGTGCGCAGTTGGCCATGATCGACGATTTCCGCGAACGCTACGAGATGCAGCTCGAGGTGATGCTGCGCCGGGAGATCGAACGAGTGCTCCGCTCGGAATTGGCCGATCTGCGCGGCGAGGTCTCCGGTCTCCGGGGCGAGATGAACGAGAAGTTCGACGGGCAGCTGCGGCTGGAGCGCATCGAGACCACGCGGGTGATCGGCTCGGATATCCAATCGCTGCACGAAGAGGTGCGTCGCCTGGCCGTCGCCCGCGATGATCCGTTCGGGGCCCCGGCGGCCGACTGGGCCAAGCCAGCCGCGATCACGCAGGCCCCGCAGAGCCAGCCGGCCCAACCGGCGGCTGAAGTGGCTTCGGCGACGGATCAGCCGCTCTCCGCCGCCTCGAACGCGACGACCTGGCTACCGGCCTATGACGCGGCGAAGCGACCACCAGTCGTGACGAACGATCCGTCCGCCGCCGAGCCACCGACCGCCTATGCGCCGCCAGCCCCTGTCTCTCCGGCTCCGGCTCCGGCTCCTGTGCCGCCGGCCGCCCCGCTCTACCGTCCGGCAGCTCCGGCGCCCGCGACGAGCAGCCCGAACCCGAGTCCGGCGCCGGCCGCCGCGTCGTCTGCGTTCAGCGGGATCACCTGGCCGAACGGCACCGCGGTCTCGCCGACTGCGGGGGCCAAGACGGTGAGTAACGGAGCTGAGGCCACCAAACCCGACTCTTCAACCCTCGGAAGCGTTGACCCGCAGGCGACTCGACCCGAATCAGGCAGGCTCGAATCAGGCAGGCCCGAATCGAGTAAGCCCGAATCAGGCAGGCCCGAATCCACTGGGCCTGAGCCGGTCAAGCCGAGCGCGAGCTGGGATCCGTTCGCCGATATGCCACGCATCGGCGTCTTCTCCAGCCCCGACCTGCTGCCGGATGAGCCGCCCGCGAGCAGCTACGTGGGGCGCCGTCGTCCGAACGCTGAGGAGATCGCCGCGGCGCCGAAGCCGGCCGCCGGTCGCCGCCGCCGCGCCGACGGCGAAGACAGCGAGGTCTTGAACCGCGTCCTGGGCCACGACTCCTGA
- a CDS encoding TetR/AcrR family transcriptional regulator — MVVQGGAPTPSAAASPARGRAESASADDQIRARILDAAYQCLMDSGYSTRLHAAIAERSGYSRPTVYKYLGDQQAIIGALVHRELSRYFAIAQSVLTTPGSPRERFVDAVVFSVQFGRQHPLLQKGLRENPEVVLPWFTVNSGPMINLCLNALTPHIELLVSVGELPARTDARVITEWTFRLAISLVISPSTLELPDADSLRAYLGALLDIGGATRPSAGSTVASGAVVAAGVQPGGATT; from the coding sequence GTGGTTGTTCAAGGTGGTGCGCCCACGCCGAGTGCAGCTGCATCGCCAGCGCGGGGTCGTGCGGAGTCGGCGAGCGCTGATGACCAGATTCGGGCTCGCATCCTCGATGCCGCCTACCAATGCCTGATGGACAGCGGCTACAGCACCCGGCTGCACGCCGCGATCGCTGAGCGTTCGGGTTACTCGCGCCCCACCGTGTACAAGTACCTCGGTGACCAGCAGGCCATCATCGGTGCCCTCGTGCACCGCGAACTCAGCCGCTACTTCGCGATCGCCCAGTCGGTGCTCACCACGCCGGGAAGCCCGCGGGAGCGATTCGTCGATGCGGTGGTCTTCAGCGTTCAGTTCGGCCGGCAGCACCCGCTGCTGCAGAAAGGGCTGCGCGAGAATCCGGAGGTTGTTCTTCCGTGGTTCACCGTTAACTCCGGACCGATGATCAACCTCTGTCTCAACGCGCTCACCCCACACATCGAACTGCTGGTGAGTGTCGGCGAGCTGCCGGCGCGCACAGATGCCCGAGTAATCACCGAGTGGACGTTCCGGTTGGCCATCTCGCTGGTCATCTCACCGTCGACGCTGGAGCTGCCGGATGCCGACAGCCTGCGCGCCTACTTGGGTGCGCTGCTCGACATCGGAGGTGCCACCCGCCCGTCGGCCGGGTCGACGGTAGCCTCCGGCGCGGTTGTCGCGGCGGGCGTCCAGCCGGGCGGCGCGACGACGTAA